In a single window of the Pontibacter russatus genome:
- a CDS encoding DUF3267 domain-containing protein → MGTDSHQRIELSVTAAEANWKALAFAFPVMVLLLVPYIWLWPEQFSSETIAGLAKTHGARILLLPFLMMLVFIPGAVVHELLHGLTWAAFCRRGIKSIRYGVYWKALTPYCHCEEVLPLRPYVLGGMMPGLVMGILPAVVGVIWGNPWVFSFGLFFTLAAAGDMLVLWMLRHCHATDLVQDHPEKVGCYVLREV, encoded by the coding sequence ATGGGCACAGATTCACATCAGCGCATCGAGCTTTCCGTGACAGCCGCCGAGGCGAATTGGAAGGCGCTGGCTTTTGCCTTTCCGGTGATGGTGCTGCTGCTCGTGCCCTATATATGGCTGTGGCCGGAGCAGTTCTCTTCCGAAACCATAGCAGGCCTGGCGAAGACGCATGGGGCCCGTATCCTGTTGCTGCCTTTCCTGATGATGCTGGTGTTTATACCGGGAGCGGTGGTGCACGAGTTGCTGCACGGCCTTACCTGGGCCGCCTTCTGCAGGCGCGGCATCAAGTCCATCAGGTACGGGGTGTACTGGAAAGCGCTCACGCCCTATTGCCATTGCGAGGAGGTGTTGCCGCTGCGGCCCTATGTGCTGGGTGGGATGATGCCGGGCCTCGTGATGGGCATACTGCCTGCCGTGGTGGGGGTTATCTGGGGCAATCCGTGGGTGTTTTCCTTCGGGCTGTTTTTCACGCTGGCCGCCGCCGGCGACATGCTGGTGCTCTGGATGCTGCGCCACTGCCACGCCACCGACCTCGTGCAGGACCACCCCGAGAAAGTCGGCTGCTACGTGCTGCGCGAAGTGTAA
- a CDS encoding YdcF family protein: MQPNQHHVSLFNLLIPFLAKRDISSLTAQELQAIYSIPQADLLILLGNSSLYVAEQAAVAYREGLAKELMICGGIGHSTHFLERNIRRHPVYNNVDVGGRPEADMLQDILVKYLGMQPGEIILENQSTNCGGNATEARKVLERLQKHPKTLLLLQDPVLQRRTQASFENVWQQAEVQFISYAAFVPLLQLKEGAFAFANEAHSEFCGIDRFLSLVMGEIPRLRNDANGYGPRGSGFITAVEIPAEVEAAYEELATLYPFFVRK; encoded by the coding sequence ATGCAGCCAAATCAACACCACGTCTCCCTGTTCAACCTCCTCATCCCCTTCCTGGCGAAGCGCGACATCAGCAGCCTTACGGCGCAGGAACTGCAGGCTATATATAGCATCCCGCAGGCCGACCTGTTGATTTTGCTCGGCAACAGCAGTTTATATGTGGCGGAGCAGGCGGCCGTGGCCTACCGGGAGGGGCTGGCAAAGGAACTGATGATTTGTGGCGGCATCGGCCACTCCACGCATTTCCTGGAGCGCAACATCCGCCGGCACCCGGTTTACAACAATGTGGACGTGGGAGGCAGGCCCGAGGCAGATATGCTGCAGGATATTCTGGTAAAATACCTGGGGATGCAACCGGGCGAGATCATTCTGGAGAACCAGTCCACTAACTGCGGCGGCAACGCCACGGAGGCCCGCAAGGTGCTGGAGAGGCTGCAGAAGCATCCAAAAACCTTGCTGCTGCTGCAGGACCCGGTGCTGCAGCGCCGCACGCAGGCCTCTTTTGAGAATGTGTGGCAACAGGCGGAAGTGCAGTTTATCAGTTATGCGGCCTTTGTGCCGCTGCTGCAACTGAAGGAAGGAGCTTTCGCCTTCGCAAACGAGGCCCACAGCGAGTTCTGCGGGATAGACAGGTTCCTCTCTTTGGTGATGGGTGAAATACCACGGCTCCGGAACGACGCCAACGGCTACGGCCCCAGGGGCAGCGGCTTTATCACGGCCGTGGAGATTCCGGCGGAAGTAGAGGCGGCTTACGAAGAACTGGCCACTTTATATCCCTTTTTCGTGCGGAAATAG
- a CDS encoding Dabb family protein, with product MKKQSRRLFLGNATAFSLAGFFGLMPASAKSKANKKGDFVHHVYFWLKNPDSAEDKAKLIEGLTTLKKIKPIRLARIGEPATTNRDVIERGYQVSWLLFFDNLEDQEIYQTHPVHLKFVENYSNLWEKVVVYDSVDV from the coding sequence ATGAAAAAACAATCCAGACGACTGTTCCTCGGTAACGCGACCGCCTTTTCGCTTGCCGGTTTCTTTGGCCTGATGCCTGCGTCAGCTAAAAGCAAAGCGAACAAGAAAGGTGATTTTGTGCATCACGTATACTTCTGGCTCAAAAACCCGGACTCTGCCGAAGACAAAGCCAAGCTGATAGAAGGCCTCACCACCCTGAAAAAAATCAAGCCCATCCGCCTGGCGCGCATCGGGGAGCCCGCCACCACCAACCGCGATGTCATCGAGCGCGGATACCAGGTGTCGTGGCTGCTGTTTTTCGACAACCTCGAAGACCAGGAAATCTACCAGACGCACCCCGTGCATCTGAAGTTTGTCGAGAATTATTCAAACCTTTGGGAAAAAGTGGTGGTGTACGATTCAGTGGACGTATAG
- a CDS encoding M14 family zinc carboxypeptidase — protein sequence MLTTLFLAALLATGTPAQDKPDLKTPYEKGNGNQTATYAEAMDWYQRLDAAYEEVKMMPYGTTDAGRPLHLVVVSTDRDFDPASIREKNKRILLIQNGIHAGEPEGIDATMLLVRDYLQDKKRRKQLDNVVLAIIPVYNIGGALNRNSHTRTNQNGPEGYGFRGNARNLDLNRDYIKTDSRNAQTFHEIFREWDPDVFMDNHTSNGADYQHVMTLIATQHNKLNPILAKYLNGKMLPTLYAGMKQDKFPMVPYMNHAGDTPDEGIIGFMESPRYATGYTTLYNTIGFVPETHMLKPFYQRVQATYKLMENMIETVHRDAKEIGELRAQAKQQTLQQQKFPLDWKLDTTKVSQIPFLGYEAKYKPSEVSGLDRLYYDRKSPYSRMINYYNEFTPTVTVEKPVAYIIPQAWHEVIARLKTDKVKLQQLQKDTTFTLDTYYITDYKTGQRPYEGHYLHTDVQVATKRMPRKFFKGDYVVYMNQPANRFLVEVLEPQAVDSYFNWNFFDSILMQKEHFSNYVFEDLAAEYLKQDPALRQQLEARKKQDPDFAKDARTQLDFIYKNTPHYEYTHLMYPVGRLMQDIKLPL from the coding sequence ATGCTCACGACCCTATTTTTAGCTGCCCTGTTAGCCACTGGCACTCCCGCACAAGACAAACCCGATTTAAAAACACCTTACGAAAAAGGAAACGGCAACCAGACCGCCACCTATGCGGAAGCCATGGACTGGTACCAGCGCCTGGACGCCGCCTACGAGGAAGTGAAGATGATGCCCTACGGCACTACCGATGCGGGCCGCCCGCTGCACCTCGTGGTGGTGTCAACGGACAGGGACTTTGACCCGGCCTCTATCCGGGAGAAGAACAAGCGCATTTTGCTTATCCAGAACGGCATTCATGCGGGGGAGCCGGAGGGCATTGATGCCACCATGCTGCTGGTGCGCGACTACCTGCAGGACAAGAAACGACGCAAACAACTGGACAATGTGGTGCTGGCCATCATCCCGGTATATAACATCGGCGGGGCGCTGAACCGCAACAGCCACACCCGCACCAACCAGAACGGCCCTGAGGGCTACGGCTTCCGGGGCAACGCCCGCAACCTCGACCTGAACCGCGACTATATCAAAACCGACTCCCGCAATGCCCAGACCTTTCACGAAATTTTCAGGGAGTGGGACCCGGATGTGTTCATGGACAACCACACCTCCAACGGCGCCGATTACCAGCACGTGATGACGCTGATAGCGACGCAGCACAACAAACTCAACCCTATACTGGCCAAGTATTTGAATGGCAAAATGTTGCCTACGCTCTATGCGGGCATGAAGCAGGACAAGTTCCCGATGGTACCCTATATGAACCACGCAGGCGACACGCCGGACGAAGGCATTATTGGGTTTATGGAATCGCCGCGCTACGCCACGGGTTATACCACGCTCTATAACACCATCGGCTTTGTGCCCGAAACGCATATGCTGAAGCCCTTCTACCAGCGCGTGCAGGCAACCTATAAGCTGATGGAGAACATGATAGAAACGGTACACCGCGACGCGAAAGAGATTGGCGAACTGCGCGCGCAGGCAAAGCAGCAGACCCTGCAGCAGCAAAAATTTCCGCTCGACTGGAAGCTGGACACTACGAAGGTCAGCCAGATTCCGTTTCTGGGCTATGAGGCCAAATACAAGCCAAGCGAGGTCAGCGGCCTCGACCGCCTGTATTACGACCGGAAGTCGCCGTACAGCCGGATGATCAACTACTACAATGAATTTACGCCGACCGTGACGGTGGAAAAGCCTGTCGCCTATATCATTCCGCAGGCCTGGCACGAGGTGATTGCGCGCCTGAAGACGGATAAAGTAAAGCTGCAGCAACTGCAAAAAGACACCACCTTCACCTTGGACACCTACTATATAACCGACTACAAAACAGGCCAGCGACCGTATGAGGGTCATTATTTACATACGGATGTGCAGGTGGCGACCAAGCGCATGCCGCGCAAGTTCTTCAAAGGGGATTACGTGGTGTATATGAACCAACCTGCCAACCGCTTTCTGGTGGAGGTCCTCGAGCCGCAGGCCGTGGACTCTTACTTTAACTGGAACTTCTTCGACTCCATCCTGATGCAGAAAGAGCACTTTTCGAACTATGTGTTCGAGGACCTGGCGGCGGAGTACCTGAAGCAAGACCCGGCGCTGCGCCAGCAACTGGAGGCCCGCAAAAAGCAGGACCCGGACTTTGCCAAAGACGCCCGCACCCAGCTCGATTTTATATATAAAAACACGCCGCACTACGAGTACACGCACCTGATGTACCCGGTGGGCAGGCTGATGCAGGATATAAAGCTGCCGCTGTAA
- a CDS encoding carboxypeptidase regulatory-like domain-containing protein, producing the protein MKTINFLILLISLLIVISSCERKDVDIFIIEGQITDDISNQPIEGVEIRVDAIKSSSGMGIISNGKRKTVGKATTDRNGYYKAKLKVFNGAQRLEISINENNKKEGYADGYLDASLSTLNKGASTIFNHAISPTAILKIKFINTSPQSNADKFILNWCNCGQGLTKGIINRENCGTVKESEGGQWIGEDVCGVYTIEAVAGRKSDFSWYVTKNNETRLFLDSVFVARGVLNEFLINY; encoded by the coding sequence ATGAAAACAATCAATTTTTTGATACTATTAATATCGCTATTGATAGTAATCAGTTCCTGCGAAAGGAAGGATGTTGATATTTTCATCATTGAAGGACAAATAACTGATGATATCTCGAATCAACCGATTGAAGGAGTTGAAATTAGAGTCGATGCTATCAAATCATCATCAGGTATGGGTATAATCTCTAATGGTAAACGTAAAACAGTTGGTAAGGCGACTACTGATAGAAATGGATATTATAAAGCCAAACTTAAGGTGTTTAATGGAGCTCAAAGGCTGGAAATATCTATAAATGAAAATAATAAGAAAGAAGGATATGCAGACGGTTATTTAGACGCCTCCCTTTCAACTCTTAACAAAGGTGCAAGTACTATCTTCAATCATGCTATTAGCCCAACAGCTATACTTAAAATCAAGTTTATAAATACAAGTCCACAGTCTAATGCCGATAAGTTTATACTTAATTGGTGTAACTGTGGACAAGGATTGACAAAAGGAATCATAAACAGAGAGAATTGTGGTACAGTGAAAGAAAGTGAAGGGGGGCAATGGATAGGGGAAGATGTTTGTGGTGTTTATACAATTGAAGCGGTCGCTGGAAGAAAATCAGACTTTTCCTGGTATGTGACCAAGAATAATGAAACTAGACTATTCTTAGATTCTGTTTTTGTAGCACGTGGTGTACTAAATGAATTTCTCATAAATTATTGA
- a CDS encoding glycoside hydrolase family 43 protein has translation MKYSLLFYLFLAGLFLQPATAQTAKQARTAQATYTNPLDVQFGDPYVLRTGDMYYMYGTGGGAEKGFAAYSSKDLVNWKPEGQVYFHDNKNGWSDPNAGWGGAYWAPEVYEVDGKFYMFYSAQWKENPTNEEENFRIGVAVADKPTGPFMDMAPEPVFDPGYPIIDANVFFDTDGKVYLYYSRAAYKHPVESEIADWARNKGWFKEIEESWVYGVELKPDFSGVIGEPVLLLRPPVSLNDKQAEWESRSVTANEVNRRWTEGSVTFKKDGLYYIMYSANYFGGQHYAVGYATSDSPLGPFQKAANNPVLQKNTAKGGTVTGTGHNSITYSPDGKEMFIVYHARTTETGDERVVFIDRMEVKNGKITVFGPTTTPQKLPSGVRTDSKK, from the coding sequence ATGAAATATTCCCTGCTCTTTTATCTCTTCCTGGCTGGCCTGTTTTTGCAGCCTGCAACGGCCCAGACAGCGAAGCAAGCCCGTACAGCCCAAGCCACCTACACGAACCCCCTGGACGTGCAGTTCGGGGATCCCTACGTGCTGCGCACCGGGGATATGTATTATATGTATGGCACGGGCGGCGGAGCAGAGAAGGGATTTGCTGCTTACTCCTCCAAAGACCTTGTGAACTGGAAGCCGGAGGGGCAGGTGTATTTCCACGACAACAAAAACGGCTGGAGCGACCCCAATGCCGGTTGGGGCGGGGCCTACTGGGCACCCGAGGTATATGAGGTGGACGGAAAGTTCTACATGTTTTACAGCGCCCAGTGGAAGGAGAACCCAACCAACGAGGAGGAGAACTTCCGCATCGGGGTGGCGGTGGCCGACAAGCCTACCGGGCCTTTTATGGATATGGCCCCGGAACCGGTTTTTGACCCTGGCTACCCCATCATCGATGCCAACGTGTTTTTTGATACCGACGGCAAAGTATATCTATACTACTCCCGCGCGGCCTACAAGCACCCCGTGGAAAGCGAGATAGCAGACTGGGCCCGGAATAAAGGCTGGTTCAAAGAGATAGAAGAAAGCTGGGTATATGGCGTAGAGCTCAAACCCGATTTCTCCGGCGTTATCGGCGAACCGGTGCTGTTGCTGCGCCCGCCCGTTAGCCTCAACGACAAGCAGGCCGAGTGGGAAAGCCGGTCGGTAACAGCCAACGAAGTGAACCGCCGCTGGACGGAGGGGTCGGTTACATTCAAGAAAGACGGCCTGTATTACATCATGTATTCGGCCAATTATTTCGGTGGCCAGCATTATGCCGTTGGCTACGCCACCTCCGATTCGCCTTTGGGCCCGTTTCAGAAAGCGGCCAATAACCCGGTGCTGCAGAAAAACACGGCCAAAGGCGGCACGGTAACAGGCACGGGCCACAACAGCATCACGTACTCCCCGGACGGCAAGGAAATGTTCATCGTCTACCACGCCAGAACAACCGAAACAGGAGACGAACGCGTGGTGTTTATTGACCGCATGGAGGTGAAAAACGGGAAAATAACTGTCTTCGGCCCTACCACCACCCCGCAAAAGCTTCCTTCGGGTGTAAGGACGGATAGTAAGAAATGA
- a CDS encoding DoxX family protein: MAFLRSDYSYRSFGLLLLRIGIGAMFILHGWPKLAGGVAYWEAVGKAMEVVGITHAPAFWGFMAGTAETVGGLLLVLGLFWRPACLLLLAVMLVATARHLSAGDAFNDYSHAAEAAILFLALFFIGPGKYSLDSKFFPSDKYRSRFKRIVV, translated from the coding sequence ATGGCATTCCTACGCTCAGACTATTCCTACAGATCCTTTGGCCTGCTTCTGCTGCGCATCGGCATCGGCGCTATGTTCATCCTGCACGGCTGGCCGAAGCTGGCTGGCGGTGTGGCCTACTGGGAAGCCGTGGGGAAAGCGATGGAAGTGGTCGGCATCACGCACGCGCCCGCGTTCTGGGGCTTTATGGCGGGCACCGCCGAAACGGTGGGCGGCCTGCTGCTGGTGCTGGGTCTGTTCTGGCGCCCCGCCTGCCTGCTGCTCCTGGCCGTTATGCTGGTGGCCACAGCCCGGCATCTCTCGGCCGGCGACGCATTCAACGACTATTCCCACGCCGCGGAGGCCGCCATCCTCTTTCTTGCGCTTTTCTTCATCGGCCCCGGCAAGTACAGCCTCGACAGCAAATTTTTCCCCAGCGACAAGTACCGCAGCCGGTTCAAACGGATAGTGGTGTGA
- a CDS encoding mechanosensitive ion channel protein MscS: MNIRNILYAILLGVSMAACLSQNDETTTENEEQVEATATTPAEPEPADLVIEKGRAGNIRLGVPIAEVRQNVVEGTVVNDTLLTQEGQQATAYVLHATDKAKGLLIEQQCEPDCQVWRISVLSPIYKTAEGIGVGSSYGEVKAAYPITTVAVEEDNFVAVSDSAGMSFMLDDTKLPQDGKELGRYDPGNIPDNTPVTRVLLY; this comes from the coding sequence ATGAACATCCGAAATATACTATATGCCATTTTGCTGGGAGTGAGCATGGCCGCCTGCCTCTCGCAAAACGACGAAACCACCACTGAAAACGAAGAACAGGTAGAGGCCACCGCCACCACGCCAGCCGAACCGGAGCCCGCCGATCTGGTGATAGAGAAAGGGCGGGCGGGCAACATCCGGTTGGGCGTGCCCATTGCGGAAGTGCGGCAGAATGTAGTGGAAGGCACCGTGGTAAACGACACCCTGCTGACGCAGGAAGGGCAGCAGGCCACAGCTTACGTGCTGCACGCCACCGACAAGGCAAAGGGCCTGCTGATTGAGCAGCAGTGCGAACCGGACTGCCAGGTGTGGCGCATCAGCGTCCTCAGCCCCATTTACAAAACAGCCGAGGGCATCGGCGTCGGGTCCAGCTACGGCGAGGTGAAAGCGGCCTACCCCATCACCACGGTGGCGGTGGAAGAAGACAATTTTGTGGCGGTTTCCGATTCTGCGGGCATGAGCTTTATGCTGGACGATACAAAGCTGCCGCAGGACGGGAAGGAACTGGGCCGGTACGATCCGGGAAACATTCCGGATAATACCCCGGTGACGCGCGTGCTATTATATTAG
- the surE gene encoding 5'/3'-nucleotidase SurE gives MAKPLILVSNDDGITAPGIRTLVKIAMKVGEVVVVAPDGPQSGMGHAITIGNTLRLDRSIAFADLGLEAYECSGTPADCVKLAKHHVLRERKPDLVVSGINHGSNSSISVLYSGTMSAAIEAAIEGLPSIGFSLCDYGHEADFSHTEEFVEQIIRQALEHRTPDNTALNVNLPKKSGEKIKGIKVCRQAQARWQEEFDERLDPRNRKYFWMTGSFVNYDKGEDTDEWALVNNYVSIVPCQFDMTAHHAIAMLNEDWQF, from the coding sequence ATGGCAAAACCACTGATTCTGGTCTCGAACGACGACGGCATTACCGCCCCCGGCATACGCACCCTTGTGAAAATAGCCATGAAGGTGGGAGAGGTCGTGGTGGTGGCGCCTGACGGCCCGCAGTCAGGCATGGGGCATGCCATCACCATTGGTAACACCCTTCGCCTGGATAGATCCATCGCCTTTGCCGACTTGGGGTTGGAGGCGTATGAGTGCTCCGGCACCCCCGCCGACTGTGTGAAGCTGGCCAAGCACCACGTGTTGAGGGAGCGCAAGCCCGACCTGGTGGTGAGCGGCATCAACCACGGCTCCAACTCCAGCATCAGCGTGCTGTATTCCGGCACCATGTCGGCGGCCATCGAGGCGGCCATCGAAGGCCTGCCTTCCATCGGCTTCTCGCTGTGCGACTATGGGCATGAGGCTGATTTCTCCCATACCGAGGAGTTTGTGGAGCAGATCATCCGGCAGGCGCTGGAGCACCGCACCCCCGACAACACGGCCCTGAACGTGAACCTGCCCAAGAAAAGCGGGGAGAAGATAAAAGGCATCAAGGTTTGCCGGCAAGCGCAGGCCAGGTGGCAGGAGGAGTTTGACGAGCGCCTGGACCCGCGCAACCGAAAATATTTCTGGATGACGGGCAGCTTCGTGAACTACGATAAAGGGGAGGACACCGACGAGTGGGCGCTGGTAAATAACTATGTGTCGATTGTGCCCTGCCAGTTTGATATGACGGCTCACCACGCCATTGCCATGCTGAACGAAGACTGGCAGTTTTAG
- a CDS encoding GIY-YIG nuclease family protein: MVSHNYFVYITTNPRKTTLYIGVTNYLARRLQEHFMNCGNPSTFAGRYFCYNLIYFERHSQIIHAIEREKEIKKWSRTKNGNADMQYKSILGIPQPASSG, from the coding sequence ATGGTTTCTCATAACTACTTTGTTTATATCACGACGAATCCGCGAAAAACGACATTATATATAGGTGTCACAAACTATTTGGCACGTCGGCTTCAGGAGCACTTCATGAACTGCGGCAACCCTTCCACATTCGCTGGCAGGTATTTCTGTTATAATCTGATCTACTTTGAACGGCATTCGCAAATAATCCATGCCATTGAGCGGGAGAAAGAGATCAAGAAGTGGAGCAGAACCAAAAATGGAAACGCTGATATGCAGTACAAATCCATTTTGGGAATTCCTCAACCTGCAAGTTCAGGATGA
- a CDS encoding TonB family protein → MKNKNLFTSLATTVVLSSAIFFAPEASAQTSAPDAPVYSFVEQMPEFTGGDAELMNFLYGNMQYPQDARAAGVEGIVVISMIIETNGSITSIDTVKGLSESTDAEAKRLAALTAGKWSTGRQNGKPIRVKYTLPVRFSLATDGSPAVMSKMPQFKGGQEAMMRTIYKQLQVPAAARKENVNARVDVKFNIEKDGSVSNVAIAGTRLKRSVGAGADMDYMDASTFKLQDMSVLAQLTEAAIGAVKRTSGMWEPSLHGGKPVVAEVTLPVLVSGAGKPDISQQLETMQLAYQSDAYDKKAIYEEHEVDVSAALQDGPVYKFLAEHLRYPAGSDFTGRMRVFYIVQLNGSIIGPIIEHKEEEPEIAAEIKRVFALTEGKWVTAQKNTQPVAASQELIVEFVKEAGKQQATAPGAAPADVVVIKGK, encoded by the coding sequence ATGAAAAACAAGAACCTGTTTACCAGCCTGGCAACTACAGTGGTGTTATCTTCAGCCATTTTCTTCGCTCCAGAGGCATCGGCACAGACCTCAGCCCCAGACGCACCTGTATATAGCTTTGTGGAGCAGATGCCAGAATTTACAGGAGGCGACGCTGAACTGATGAATTTCCTGTACGGCAATATGCAATACCCGCAGGATGCCAGGGCCGCAGGCGTGGAGGGCATCGTTGTTATCTCGATGATCATAGAGACCAATGGCTCCATCACAAGCATTGATACCGTGAAAGGCTTGTCGGAGAGCACGGATGCGGAGGCAAAGCGACTGGCAGCCCTGACAGCCGGCAAATGGAGCACAGGCCGGCAAAACGGGAAGCCCATCCGGGTTAAGTACACGCTACCGGTCAGGTTCAGTCTGGCCACTGACGGCAGCCCGGCAGTAATGAGTAAAATGCCACAGTTCAAGGGAGGCCAGGAAGCAATGATGCGCACCATCTATAAGCAGTTGCAGGTGCCAGCCGCTGCCCGGAAGGAGAACGTGAATGCCCGGGTGGATGTGAAGTTTAACATAGAAAAGGACGGCAGCGTCTCGAACGTGGCCATTGCCGGCACCAGACTGAAGCGCTCCGTGGGGGCCGGAGCCGATATGGATTATATGGACGCCTCCACTTTCAAGCTGCAGGACATGTCTGTGCTTGCCCAGCTCACCGAGGCAGCCATTGGCGCCGTCAAGCGCACCAGCGGCATGTGGGAACCCAGCCTGCATGGCGGCAAGCCTGTGGTGGCGGAAGTGACCCTGCCCGTGCTGGTTTCAGGCGCAGGGAAACCCGACATAAGCCAGCAGTTAGAGACCATGCAGCTGGCGTACCAGTCGGATGCTTACGACAAAAAAGCCATATATGAGGAGCATGAGGTGGATGTAAGCGCAGCCCTGCAAGACGGGCCTGTTTACAAGTTCCTGGCAGAGCACCTCCGCTACCCGGCGGGTTCTGATTTCACCGGCCGCATGAGGGTGTTCTACATCGTACAGCTCAACGGGAGCATCATCGGCCCGATAATAGAACACAAGGAGGAAGAACCGGAAATTGCCGCTGAAATCAAACGCGTCTTCGCCCTGACAGAAGGCAAATGGGTTACGGCGCAGAAAAACACACAGCCCGTTGCGGCCTCCCAGGAACTGATAGTTGAATTTGTAAAGGAGGCGGGCAAGCAGCAAGCAACCGCCCCGGGCGCTGCCCCCGCCGATGTGGTGGTAATAAAGGGTAAATAA
- a CDS encoding energy transducer TonB: MKKLRLFRIIKLTPLLALLFIIISCSADEEPAAQIKQVEEKEAQTLKQAVIASQEDTTVYTFAEQMPQFEGGEAEMMKFLGEKVRYPEEAQKAGMEGMVVASFVVEKDGTVSDIQIIKDLGMGTDEEVIRVIEKTSGNWLPGKQAGEPVRFRYTLPVRFAMK; encoded by the coding sequence ATGAAAAAGCTTAGATTATTCCGCATTATTAAACTGACACCTTTGCTGGCTCTGCTTTTTATCATCATATCCTGTTCTGCTGATGAAGAGCCTGCGGCACAAATTAAACAAGTAGAAGAAAAAGAGGCGCAGACCCTGAAACAAGCTGTTATTGCATCACAGGAGGATACTACAGTCTATACTTTTGCAGAGCAGATGCCGCAGTTTGAAGGCGGCGAGGCCGAAATGATGAAGTTTCTGGGCGAAAAAGTCCGTTACCCGGAGGAGGCACAAAAGGCGGGTATGGAGGGTATGGTGGTAGCCAGCTTTGTTGTAGAGAAGGACGGCACGGTCAGCGACATCCAGATCATTAAAGACCTGGGAATGGGCACCGACGAGGAAGTCATCCGGGTGATAGAGAAAACGAGCGGCAACTGGTTGCCCGGAAAGCAAGCCGGTGAACCAGTCAGGTTTCGCTATACCTTACCTGTGCGGTTCGCTATGAAATAA